Proteins encoded together in one Amphiprion ocellaris isolate individual 3 ecotype Okinawa chromosome 14, ASM2253959v1, whole genome shotgun sequence window:
- the LOC111568024 gene encoding olfactory receptor 52N5-like — translation MQMSLENQTVAADLLLLEALKVSPQSSVAAFLLLLLIYIFILVSNVGLVVLIFCSRSLQQPMYLLLTNMCINDVFGATVTVPHILRDLLSVSSQRYIRYVDCAFQAFCVHLHASVSHTVLMIMAFDRYVAVCNPLRYAAVMTNRTVVKLSAAAWTSAFVLVAILVGLSVRLTRCRWVVFNPFCDNASLFKLSCQSVLINNIYGLGYTVVLLGSSISSVTLTYLRIAVVCLSRKNQALNRRALQTCASHLTVYVIMMVSAFIIVVLHRFPQLSEHRKVASVLGHITLPVLNAVIYGLQIKEVRQKIKAAFYSNKR, via the exons ATGCAGATGAGTTTGGAGAACCAGACTGTAGCTGCAGATCTTCTGCTCCTGGAGGCCTTGAAGGTTTCTCCTCAGTCCTCCGTCGctgccttcctcctcctcctgctcatcTACATCTTCATCTTGGTGTCCAACGTGGGCCTGGTGGTCCTGATCTTCTGCAGCCGGAGCCTCCAGCAGCCCATGTACCTCCTCCTCACCAACATGTGCATCAACGACGTCTTTGGAGCCACTGTCACGGTTCCTCAcatcctcagagacctgctgTCGGTTAGCTCGCAGCGCTACATCCGCTACGTCGACTGCGCTTTCCAGGCCTTCTGCGTCCACCTCCACGCCAGCGTGTCCCACACGGTGCTGATGATCATGGCCTTCGACCGCTACGTGGCCGTCTGCAACCCGCTGAGATACGCCGCCGTCATGACCAACAGGACAGTGGTGAAGCTGTCGGCGGCGGCGTGGACGTCGGCCTTCGTTCTGGTGGCCATCCTGGTGGGCCTCAGTGTCCGGCTGACACGCTGCAG GTGGGTCGTCTTCAACCCGTTCTGCGACAACGCTTCACTCTTCAAACTGTCCTGCCAGAGCGTCCTCATCAACAACATCTATGGTCTGGGCTATACCGTGGTTCTGCTGGGTTCCTCCATCAGCAGCGTCACGCTCACCTACCTGAGGATCGCTGTGGTCTGTCTGAGCAGGAAGAACCAGGCGTTGAACCGCCGGGCGCTGCAGACCTGCGCCTCCCACCTGACCGTCTACGTCATCATGATGGTGTCGGCCTTCATCATCGTGGTTCTGCACCGGTTCCCCCAGCTGTCGGAGCACAGGAAGGTGGCGTCGGTTCTGGGTCACATCACTCTACCGGTTCTCAACGCCGTGATTTACGGACTGCAGATCAAAGAGGTCAGACAGAAGATCAAGGCTGCGTTCTACAGCAATAAAAGATGA